One Mycobacterium sp. SMC-4 DNA window includes the following coding sequences:
- a CDS encoding oxidoreductase — protein MSDWTAAELPSFASRTVVVTGANSGLGLITARELARVGATTILAVRNLDKGHAAAASMAGDVQVRQLDLQDLASVQDFADSVDRVDVLVNNAGIMAVPYARTVDGFESQIGTNHLGHFALTNLLLPRITDRVVTVSSLMHLFGYVSLTDLNWKSRPYLAWPAYGQSKLANLLFTSELQRKLTATGSAVRAVAAHPGYSATNLQGQSGNRIGTRIALLGNRFMATDADFGARQTLYAVAADVPGDSFIGPRYMSRGATGPCWRSPLARDRAKAAGLWSLSEDLTGVRFPL, from the coding sequence ATGAGCGACTGGACCGCAGCAGAGCTGCCCTCCTTTGCCAGTCGAACCGTCGTCGTCACCGGCGCCAACAGCGGATTGGGTCTGATCACCGCGCGTGAACTCGCACGCGTCGGGGCCACGACCATCCTGGCCGTGCGCAACCTGGACAAGGGGCATGCCGCAGCGGCGAGCATGGCCGGTGACGTACAGGTGCGCCAACTCGACCTGCAGGACCTGGCGTCGGTGCAGGACTTCGCCGACAGCGTGGACAGGGTCGACGTGCTGGTGAACAACGCGGGCATCATGGCTGTGCCGTATGCGCGCACCGTCGACGGATTCGAGAGCCAGATCGGGACCAACCATCTGGGCCATTTCGCGTTGACGAACCTGCTACTACCCCGGATCACCGACCGCGTGGTGACGGTGTCGTCGCTGATGCACCTGTTCGGATACGTCAGCCTGACCGACCTGAACTGGAAGTCGCGGCCCTACCTTGCCTGGCCCGCCTACGGGCAATCCAAGCTGGCGAACCTGTTGTTCACCAGCGAACTGCAGCGAAAGCTGACCGCGACGGGCTCTGCGGTGCGGGCGGTGGCTGCCCATCCCGGGTACTCGGCGACCAACCTGCAAGGTCAGAGCGGCAATCGGATCGGTACCCGGATCGCCCTGCTCGGCAACCGGTTCATGGCCACCGACGCCGACTTCGGCGCGCGCCAGACGCTCTACGCCGTGGCCGCCGACGTTCCTGGTGACAGCTTCATCGGTCCGCGGTACATGTCACGTGGGGCGACGGGACCATGCTGGCGCAGCCCATTGGCACGCGATCGCGCCAAAGCAGCGGGACTGTGGTCGTTGTCCGAGGACCTCACGGGTGTGCGATTTCCGCTCTGA
- a CDS encoding 50S ribosomal protein L25/general stress protein Ctc has protein sequence MAQTPVNNLTAHVRDTTGKGASRRARREGRVPVVLYGHGSEPQHLELDAHDFAAVLRHAGTNAVLTLDIAGTEQLALTKALDIHPIRRSIQHADLLVVRRGEKVTVEVNVIVEGDATPGTLVTQEANTIEIEADVQSIPEQLTVSVEGAEEGTQFLAGQVELPGGVTLVTDPEALVVNVVAAPSEEELESEGAGAPDGEQPEEAGAADEAAEAPADSE, from the coding sequence ATGGCACAGACGCCCGTCAACAATCTCACCGCGCACGTCCGCGATACCACCGGCAAGGGCGCCTCGCGCCGCGCCCGCCGAGAGGGCCGTGTTCCGGTGGTGCTCTACGGTCACGGATCCGAGCCGCAGCACCTCGAGCTCGACGCGCACGACTTCGCCGCGGTGCTGCGCCACGCGGGCACCAACGCGGTGCTGACGCTCGACATCGCCGGCACCGAACAGCTCGCACTGACCAAGGCCCTCGACATTCATCCGATCCGCCGCAGCATTCAGCACGCCGACCTGTTGGTCGTGCGCCGCGGCGAGAAGGTGACCGTGGAGGTCAACGTCATCGTCGAAGGCGACGCCACGCCGGGCACGCTGGTCACCCAGGAGGCCAACACCATCGAGATCGAGGCCGACGTGCAGTCCATCCCCGAGCAGCTGACCGTCTCGGTCGAGGGTGCCGAAGAGGGCACCCAGTTCCTGGCAGGCCAGGTCGAACTGCCCGGCGGAGTCACGCTGGTGACCGACCCTGAGGCGCTGGTGGTCAACGTTGTCGCTGCGCCGTCTGAAGAGGAACTCGAGTCCGAGGGCGCCGGTGCGCCGGACGGGGAGCAGCCCGAGGAGGCCGGGGCAGCCGACGAGGCCGCCGAAGCCCCCGCCGACTCCGAGTAG
- the pth gene encoding aminoacyl-tRNA hydrolase codes for MAEPVLVVGLGNPGPRYATTRHNLGFLVADILADRIGAGFTVHKKSGAEVVAGRLGGKSVVLAKPRTYMNESGRHVGPLARFYSVAPADVIVMHDELDIDFGRIRLKFGGGVAGHNGLRSVGSALGTNDFHRVRIGVGRPPGRQSGASFVLENFNSRERPEVATICEQAADATELLIAQGLEAAQNIVHAWG; via the coding sequence ATGGCCGAGCCCGTCTTGGTGGTCGGCCTGGGCAACCCCGGACCTCGGTACGCCACCACTCGGCACAACCTCGGCTTCCTGGTCGCCGACATCCTGGCCGATCGCATCGGCGCGGGATTCACCGTGCACAAGAAGTCGGGGGCCGAGGTGGTGGCCGGACGCCTCGGCGGGAAGTCCGTGGTGCTGGCCAAACCGCGCACGTACATGAACGAGTCAGGTCGCCACGTCGGCCCGCTGGCGAGGTTCTACTCCGTCGCGCCTGCCGATGTGATCGTGATGCACGACGAACTGGACATCGACTTCGGCCGTATCCGGTTGAAGTTCGGTGGCGGCGTCGCCGGACACAATGGTCTGCGTTCTGTCGGATCAGCGTTGGGTACCAATGATTTCCACCGCGTGCGCATCGGCGTCGGACGTCCCCCGGGGCGGCAGTCCGGTGCGTCGTTCGTGCTGGAGAACTTCAATTCGCGGGAACGCCCGGAGGTCGCCACCATCTGCGAGCAAGCCGCCGACGCCACCGAACTGCTGATCGCGCAGGGGCTTGAGGCTGCGCAGAACATCGTGCACGCCTGGGGTTAG
- a CDS encoding ABC transporter permease, giving the protein MTALDARARASVRPDPVPTHPTNIAQQSWIMVKRNMIHTKRMPEMLSDVTAQPIMFVLLFAFVFGASINTGGSSYREYLLAGILAQTIVFSAFVVASGITADVEKGIIDRFRSLPISRSAVLIGRSIASLIHSSLGVVVMSLTGLAIGWRIRNGVAEAVLAFILLLLFGFGIIWFGILVGSLMRTVEAVNGVMFTALFPMTFLANTFVPTEPMPHWLRVIAEWNPVSSLAQAMRELWGNGGPAPASAQLPLHHPVLSTVLWSVALTAIFAPFALYAYRRRTSD; this is encoded by the coding sequence ATGACCGCACTCGACGCCAGGGCGCGGGCTTCGGTCCGGCCCGACCCGGTCCCGACCCACCCGACCAACATAGCTCAGCAGTCCTGGATCATGGTCAAGCGCAACATGATCCACACCAAGCGGATGCCGGAGATGCTCAGCGACGTCACGGCGCAACCCATCATGTTCGTGCTGTTGTTCGCGTTCGTCTTCGGTGCGTCGATCAACACCGGCGGGTCGTCCTACCGGGAGTACCTTCTGGCCGGAATACTGGCGCAGACCATCGTCTTTTCGGCCTTCGTCGTCGCCTCCGGTATCACTGCCGACGTGGAGAAGGGCATCATCGACCGCTTCCGGTCGCTGCCGATCTCGCGTTCGGCGGTGCTGATCGGCCGCAGCATCGCCAGCCTGATCCACTCCTCGCTCGGTGTGGTGGTGATGTCGCTGACCGGCCTGGCGATCGGATGGCGCATCCGCAATGGCGTGGCCGAGGCGGTGCTGGCGTTCATCCTGCTGCTGCTGTTCGGTTTCGGGATCATCTGGTTTGGCATCTTGGTCGGTTCTCTGATGCGCACCGTCGAGGCGGTCAACGGGGTGATGTTCACCGCGCTGTTCCCGATGACGTTCTTGGCCAACACCTTCGTGCCCACCGAACCGATGCCGCACTGGCTACGGGTCATCGCCGAATGGAATCCGGTGTCCTCGCTGGCGCAGGCGATGCGAGAGCTCTGGGGCAACGGCGGGCCGGCACCGGCCAGTGCCCAGTTGCCTCTGCACCATCCGGTGTTGTCCACCGTGCTCTGGTCGGTCGCCCTCACCGCGATATTCGCGCCGTTCGCGCTTTACGCCTACCGGCGCCGCACGTCGGACTGA
- a CDS encoding ATP-binding cassette domain-containing protein, whose protein sequence is MSTAPAIEAVELVKHYDGVPAVERVSFTVPPGTVLGLLGPNGAGKTTTVRMMTTLTEPTGGTARVAGYDIRTEPDQVRRHMGLTGQVATVDEILTGRENIRMIGGLYGIRRKDLDRLGDQLLHQFSLTDAADRVVKSYSGGMRRRLDLAVSLLAAPPVLFLDEPTTGLDPRSRSELWDVLRALVAQGTTLLLTTQYLEEADQLADNIVVIDRGRIIAQGSPLELKQQAGRASLVVTVSAGADLERARGLLARTGAEVFVDAAARKLTASADGLDDMITVAGWLRDGGVAVDDIGLSRPSLDDVFLSLTGHRTDDNQEAGV, encoded by the coding sequence ATGTCTACTGCGCCGGCGATCGAGGCCGTCGAATTGGTCAAACACTACGACGGGGTCCCCGCGGTGGAGCGGGTCAGCTTCACGGTTCCGCCGGGGACCGTGCTGGGGCTGCTCGGCCCCAACGGTGCGGGAAAGACCACCACCGTGCGGATGATGACGACGCTGACCGAGCCGACCGGTGGGACGGCCCGGGTGGCCGGGTACGACATCCGAACCGAGCCCGATCAGGTCCGCCGACATATGGGATTGACCGGCCAGGTTGCCACCGTCGACGAGATCCTGACCGGCCGGGAGAACATCCGGATGATCGGCGGTCTGTACGGTATCCGCAGGAAGGACCTGGACCGGCTCGGTGACCAACTGCTGCACCAGTTTTCGCTCACCGATGCCGCAGACCGGGTGGTCAAGTCCTACTCCGGGGGCATGCGGCGGCGGCTGGATCTGGCGGTGAGCCTGCTGGCCGCACCGCCGGTGCTGTTCCTCGACGAGCCCACCACGGGTCTGGATCCACGCAGTCGCAGCGAGCTGTGGGATGTGTTGCGCGCACTGGTGGCCCAAGGCACCACCTTGCTGTTGACCACCCAGTATCTCGAGGAGGCCGATCAGTTGGCCGACAACATCGTCGTCATCGACCGCGGCCGGATCATCGCGCAGGGTTCGCCGCTGGAACTCAAGCAGCAGGCCGGGCGCGCCAGTCTGGTGGTCACCGTCTCGGCCGGGGCCGACCTCGAGCGCGCGCGGGGTCTGCTGGCCCGTACCGGGGCAGAGGTTTTCGTCGACGCCGCGGCACGCAAACTCACCGCCTCGGCCGACGGACTCGACGACATGATCACCGTCGCGGGTTGGCTGCGCGACGGCGGCGTCGCGGTCGACGACATCGGACTGTCACGACCCAGCCTCGACGACGTGTTCCTCTCCCTGACCGGGCACCGCACCGACGACAACCAGGAGGCCGGCGTATGA